In Zobellia roscoffensis, the following are encoded in one genomic region:
- a CDS encoding peroxiredoxin-like family protein, with the protein MIKPKTEVPDLELPLINDTQWNLSAQKSKSFTVLVFYRGLHCPVCKNYLEELAKKLKDFADRGAHVVAVSSDSEERAKKAGKEWDVPELPIAYGLPIEEARNWGLFVSKAVKDSEPDTFSEPGVFLVRPDGTLYASAIQSMPFARPNWKDILNAIDYIEKNDYPARGGE; encoded by the coding sequence ATGATAAAGCCGAAAACGGAAGTGCCTGATTTAGAACTACCACTTATTAACGATACGCAATGGAATTTGTCCGCTCAAAAGAGTAAATCCTTTACAGTTCTTGTTTTCTATAGAGGATTGCATTGTCCGGTATGTAAGAATTACCTTGAAGAGCTAGCAAAAAAGTTGAAAGACTTTGCGGATAGGGGAGCCCATGTGGTAGCTGTTAGTAGTGATAGTGAAGAGCGTGCCAAAAAAGCAGGTAAGGAATGGGATGTTCCTGAACTGCCCATTGCTTATGGATTACCTATTGAAGAAGCCCGGAACTGGGGGTTGTTCGTTTCTAAGGCAGTTAAGGATTCAGAACCCGATACGTTTTCGGAACCAGGTGTTTTTCTGGTGAGACCGGATGGGACTTTATATGCAAGTGCTATACAGTCCATGCCTTTTGCACGCCCCAATTGGAAAGACATACTGAACGCCATAGATTATATTGAAAAGAATGATTATCCGGCAAGAGGTGGTGAATAA
- the tamL gene encoding translocation and assembly module lipoprotein TamL yields the protein MKLNTTYISRVFILLCLAAHYACSVGKYIPEDETLFTGAEIKVDSEEEKRALKPVEQELGTLLKPTANSTVLGMRLGLYYHYKAQKEKPGFLNKWLNKKFGEEPVYMSDVNPDRIEELMLNRLDNRGFFYSQVSSEMDSTKKYASLKYTAQLPKPYTLQQWQIDKDSLPIYDEIDLAMSNTKLKAGERFDLELLKYERERIDTHLKSRGYYNFNPDFLIFEADTNRYDNRKFDLFLRLKKGTPQKSIIPYTIDSIAVYPNYSIEQDTLSSPSEVTEENGIYFIQDEEFFKPKRLEPYILFEKGQKYNSETARLTSNRLSALGSYKFVNIRFNETDTTNTNDTGSLNADIFLSPLTKRSIRTELQAVTKSNGFAGPGIAVTYNNRNVFNGGETLSLTGNFAYETQLSGGDNAGLSSIAGGLKADLLLPRLVPFSPSRFNYAVPKTKISLGGDILMRSKLYTLTSFNGSFGYTWNANKFVYHELNPISITYVNLTDTTAEFEEILDNNAFLRSSFEQQFIAGLNYTFTYNELVDQNKDRPIYVSTSLDVAGNTLSLLNGGKSTAFGLEYAQYAKADIDFRYYLKWGKESALISRLYAGWGIPYGNSSTLPFVKQFFSGGPYSVRAFPIRGLGPGTFSSAEDSTSSYFDQSGNLRLEANIEYRFPIWSYLKGAFFIDAGNVWLTNEVEIDETESEETIAFNQQLTTEGKFGSDWMRELGVGVGFGLRVDIQSFVIRFDFASPLQVPYNPEGERLRTPFFDGGSGNLIFNFAIGYPF from the coding sequence ATGAAATTGAACACCACATATATTTCAAGAGTTTTTATATTGCTTTGTTTGGCGGCCCATTATGCATGTAGTGTTGGGAAGTATATTCCTGAGGATGAAACGTTGTTTACAGGTGCAGAAATAAAAGTAGATTCGGAAGAAGAAAAACGGGCATTGAAACCTGTGGAGCAGGAGCTGGGCACGCTTTTAAAACCAACAGCCAATTCTACGGTTCTAGGAATGCGTTTGGGACTCTATTATCATTATAAGGCGCAAAAGGAAAAACCGGGTTTTTTAAACAAGTGGCTGAATAAAAAGTTTGGTGAGGAACCCGTGTATATGAGCGATGTAAATCCTGACAGAATAGAGGAGTTGATGCTTAACCGATTAGACAATCGCGGATTTTTCTATAGCCAAGTATCTTCCGAAATGGACAGTACAAAAAAATATGCCTCGTTAAAATATACGGCGCAGCTGCCCAAGCCCTATACATTACAACAATGGCAAATAGATAAGGATAGCCTACCTATTTATGACGAAATAGACTTGGCAATGTCCAATACGAAACTAAAAGCTGGTGAGCGCTTTGATTTGGAGCTTTTAAAATATGAGCGAGAACGTATTGATACCCATCTTAAGAGTAGAGGGTATTATAATTTTAATCCTGATTTTCTAATTTTTGAGGCCGATACCAATCGCTATGATAACAGAAAATTCGACTTATTTCTAAGACTGAAAAAGGGAACACCACAGAAATCAATTATACCCTATACAATTGACTCTATTGCGGTCTATCCTAATTATTCCATTGAGCAAGATACCCTGTCAAGCCCCTCTGAGGTGACGGAGGAAAACGGAATTTATTTTATTCAAGATGAAGAGTTCTTCAAGCCCAAGCGTTTGGAACCCTATATTCTTTTTGAAAAAGGACAGAAGTACAATTCTGAAACGGCACGTTTAACGAGCAATAGACTTTCAGCTTTGGGGAGTTACAAGTTCGTGAACATACGTTTTAATGAAACGGACACTACAAATACCAATGATACCGGCTCTTTAAATGCAGATATTTTCTTATCGCCATTAACTAAGAGGTCTATTCGCACAGAACTCCAAGCGGTAACCAAATCCAACGGTTTTGCAGGTCCCGGAATTGCCGTGACCTATAATAATCGTAATGTTTTTAATGGCGGTGAAACGCTAAGTTTAACAGGAAATTTTGCCTACGAAACTCAATTGTCAGGAGGGGATAATGCCGGACTCAGTAGTATTGCAGGCGGACTCAAAGCAGATTTGTTGTTGCCACGGCTTGTGCCTTTTTCACCCAGTAGATTTAATTATGCGGTGCCCAAGACTAAAATAAGTTTAGGAGGTGATATCTTAATGCGGAGTAAATTATACACACTTACTTCGTTTAATGGGTCTTTTGGGTATACCTGGAATGCCAATAAATTTGTGTATCACGAATTAAATCCTATTAGCATAACCTATGTGAACCTCACGGATACTACTGCGGAGTTTGAGGAAATTCTAGATAACAATGCATTTTTGCGGAGCAGTTTTGAGCAACAATTTATAGCAGGGCTCAATTATACCTTTACTTATAATGAGTTAGTAGACCAAAATAAAGATCGCCCTATTTATGTGTCTACAAGTTTGGATGTTGCCGGTAACACTTTAAGTCTGTTGAACGGAGGAAAAAGTACTGCTTTTGGATTGGAATATGCGCAATATGCAAAAGCAGATATTGATTTTAGGTATTATTTAAAATGGGGAAAAGAAAGTGCTTTGATAAGTCGCTTGTACGCAGGTTGGGGCATTCCATACGGTAACTCATCTACTTTACCATTTGTAAAGCAATTTTTTTCGGGAGGACCTTATAGTGTTCGTGCTTTTCCAATTAGAGGTTTGGGCCCAGGTACATTTAGTAGCGCAGAAGATAGTACCAGTTCATACTTTGATCAATCCGGTAATTTGCGTTTAGAAGCCAACATAGAATACAGGTTTCCTATTTGGTCCTATTTAAAAGGTGCATTTTTTATAGACGCAGGTAATGTTTGGTTGACCAACGAGGTAGAAATAGATGAAACGGAGTCAGAGGAAACCATTGCTTTTAATCAACAATTGACCACAGAAGGGAAGTTTGGATCGGATTGGATGAGGGAGTTAGGTGTAGGCGTAGGATTCGGGCTTCGAGTGGATATTCAAAGTTTTGTAATTCGATTTGATTTTGCTTCACCGCTACAAGTACCCTACAATCCGGAAGGCGAGCGATTAAGAACACCATTTTTTGATGGAGGAAGTGGTAACCTTATCTTCAATTTTGCTATTGGTTATCCTTTTTAA
- a CDS encoding alpha/beta fold hydrolase, whose translation MKEYTGLRYERIGNGKKTIVFVHYFGGDAGSWQWLARRLGKKYSCIMLNLPGFGGTKPLAEPSIYGMAQYINVCIEELKLKDYILCGHSMGGKLVLYAAQIKNANLPKKLMLIAPSPPTIENMSDDERKRMLNHPNRDEAANTVHGATQKKLGKKRLLYAVNSQLRIEEETWKWWLNTGMNNNIAERIKGLDIPTDVIFSHDDPVISTDAIYEEVLPFIPSPSTIALSRVGHLIPMEMPRRLARIIKKLNR comes from the coding sequence ATGAAAGAATACACAGGACTGAGATATGAAAGGATTGGTAATGGTAAGAAGACTATCGTCTTTGTGCATTATTTTGGTGGTGATGCCGGCAGTTGGCAGTGGTTGGCCAGAAGATTAGGAAAAAAGTATAGCTGTATTATGCTTAATCTACCGGGTTTTGGCGGAACAAAACCGCTAGCGGAACCGTCAATTTATGGAATGGCTCAGTACATAAACGTGTGTATAGAGGAGTTGAAGTTAAAAGATTATATCTTATGCGGTCATTCTATGGGTGGCAAACTCGTGCTTTACGCGGCTCAAATAAAGAACGCAAATCTGCCTAAAAAATTAATGCTAATCGCACCATCGCCACCAACCATAGAAAATATGTCCGATGATGAGCGCAAACGGATGCTGAACCATCCCAACAGAGATGAAGCTGCAAACACCGTACATGGTGCCACACAAAAGAAATTGGGAAAGAAAAGGTTGTTGTACGCTGTTAATTCTCAATTACGAATAGAGGAGGAGACTTGGAAATGGTGGTTGAATACAGGTATGAACAACAATATTGCCGAACGTATTAAAGGCCTTGATATTCCAACAGATGTTATTTTCTCTCATGATGACCCGGTAATTTCTACAGATGCTATCTATGAAGAAGTCCTCCCGTTTATACCAAGCCCATCTACAATAGCTTTAAGCCGAGTAGGGCATTTAATTCCAATGGAAATGCCACGGCGATTGGCTAGAATTATCAAAAAACTTAATCGATAG
- a CDS encoding BLUF domain-containing protein, whose translation MIHTLTYESRAIKELTVLDIEAILETARTFNDQNDITGCLIFYKRRFIQILEGDKESIYNLFDIIKQDKRHKNVYLLSEGETGERNFPNWGMVYYPLEENETNRNEYEQFKRNLLLLADLTVHSNRTSILFWKRMKLLITAPPDIS comes from the coding sequence ATGATCCATACACTTACTTACGAGTCTAGAGCAATTAAAGAGTTGACCGTATTAGATATTGAAGCTATTCTTGAAACGGCTAGAACATTTAATGACCAGAATGATATTACGGGATGTCTTATTTTTTACAAGAGAAGATTTATTCAAATATTGGAGGGAGATAAGGAAAGTATTTACAATCTATTTGATATAATTAAACAGGATAAGCGGCACAAGAATGTTTACCTCTTATCAGAAGGAGAAACAGGAGAGCGTAACTTTCCCAATTGGGGTATGGTCTATTATCCATTAGAGGAAAATGAAACCAATAGGAACGAGTATGAGCAGTTTAAAAGAAATCTCCTCTTGCTTGCCGATTTAACCGTGCATTCAAATCGCACTTCAATTCTTTTTTGGAAACGAATGAAACTATTGATTACCGCCCCACCGGATATTTCATAA
- a CDS encoding SDR family NAD(P)-dependent oxidoreductase yields the protein MDLKIKGKTALITGGDSGLGIETAKFLAREGVNIVLSDKDNGKKLDDAVKQIEKDAKDGAKIMGIAADISKNQEVLDLAEKVQTEFGGAHIIFHSAGARGAAGDFLELTDDDWMKTIQVDLMGAVRVARAFVPQMQKLKWGRMVMVASENAFQPYVEESPYNACKAAIVNLSKCLSRSYSKENILFNCVSPAYIETPMTDAMMEELAKEKDISVKEAVEWFVKNKRPHIAMERRGKPEEVAAIVAFLCSEHASYVNGTNVRIDGGAVESAFG from the coding sequence ATGGATTTAAAAATAAAAGGAAAAACAGCGCTCATAACAGGAGGGGATTCCGGACTAGGTATAGAAACCGCTAAGTTTTTAGCACGGGAAGGTGTAAATATTGTGCTTTCCGATAAGGATAATGGCAAAAAACTGGACGATGCTGTAAAACAGATTGAAAAAGATGCAAAAGACGGTGCCAAGATAATGGGCATAGCTGCTGATATTTCTAAAAATCAAGAAGTATTGGATTTAGCCGAAAAAGTCCAAACCGAATTTGGTGGTGCACATATCATTTTTCATTCCGCTGGAGCTCGTGGTGCGGCCGGTGATTTTCTAGAACTGACCGATGATGATTGGATGAAAACCATTCAAGTAGATTTAATGGGTGCAGTTCGTGTAGCACGTGCATTCGTACCTCAAATGCAAAAGCTAAAATGGGGCCGTATGGTCATGGTGGCTAGTGAAAATGCCTTTCAGCCTTATGTAGAGGAGAGTCCATATAACGCGTGTAAGGCGGCTATTGTTAATCTCTCCAAATGCTTGTCCCGTTCGTACTCCAAAGAGAACATTTTGTTCAATTGTGTTTCACCGGCCTATATAGAAACTCCTATGACGGATGCCATGATGGAAGAACTCGCTAAAGAAAAGGACATTTCGGTAAAAGAAGCCGTAGAGTGGTTCGTAAAAAACAAAAGACCACATATTGCCATGGAGCGCAGAGGAAAGCCAGAAGAAGTAGCTGCCATTGTAGCGTTCCTATGTTCTGAGCATGCCAGTTACGTAAACGGAACCAATGTCCGCATTGATGGAGGTGCCGTAGAATCGGCTTTCGGTTGA
- a CDS encoding translocation/assembly module TamB domain-containing protein, producing MQKEKRKNRWLRRLGRVFLVVLFLFLGLVLFIRSQWGQDIIVGKLTNYVAQKTNTKVEIDRLFLTFTGNVFLEGLYLEDTQGDTLVYSKNLEVNLPLTPLIFGNELNLKSATWEGLQAHITRAESSEDFNFTFLVDAFATADTTTTTTASEPMQISIGELDFKDFNLVYDDQFLGIDSRIQLGELILDADETDLENLRFELDELEVSNTNIQYKQTKPFTTEDTTQTTLPFLAVDRLQLKNVKADYSSVPDSIRAKLNVQDFELQLPKADLATNDIAVDRIALKGSSVALQLPAATTTDSTVTNSSNAAFEWPKFMVRVDEIDFKDNTLDYTMGDAKPEEGKINPNVISLTNFKLQANSISYEPQKVKMDLTALSFMEASGVALKNLTFNATIDDASAALKNLQLRVNESSLGGQMTMNYPSVEKVIETPEQTQVDMKLQEVYLNLKDAFTLQPELAENAYLQSAAQHPVMGAVALKGTLKKIDLKNMQLNWGETTQFVAQGNIQNVTQPDSLYFNFDTINLNTVKEDIAQFVSEQELGISLPRTVTINAAATGKIDDLSAEASLEIPEGTIAVNGKYQDIQEMRFDGNVKVDSLQLNKLLNNPELGAVSFTMDVSGGGTMNHLDAKLKTDFTQLTLSDYDFSDLKLEGEINNGKGGIDLAFKDDNLNFSAKSKVVLDSINSTMDLNLNVIGADLYALGVTKESIKAGLQLKASFQGNAEAYHIDAQIENGIAVYDNEQYQMGPVNLKSFIDATHTDVSVDSDFLVANLKSNASPKGLSDALTYQFENYFKDSIAETTADSVQVKMNVKLSPTPFLTEVFLRDVDRLDSVLVDADFNALTKKLNANVHVPSVSYQGSSVDSLNAKITGNATNLNFNAGFAGLVSGPVAIKKTYLKGDLKNKKLFLDFVVMDDSEAIAQISSQLTLLKDTTHIRIEPSNLVLNKKKWSVPEDNQIAVGDKLLKFRNVNFTRNDQSLILSDELPNQEEEHIGIKFDNFKLQTFLSLLNPDETLASGLVKGDLIIENPFGATGLIADFKINSLEALQNPLGTLTLRANSTGNAAYDFNLALKEGGADLDLKGDYAAAESGAKLNLDLDLNRIELKTLEGFTQGAIKDSHGAFSGKINVSGTTASPEYDGVLNFSDVDFNVAELNSVFKITDEKLKLDTEGVYFDDFQIADADGSDFVVKGSVLTKDLLNPAFDLQLNAENFRVLNSTKEDNELYYGVASMDADIKVEGDLDLPKVSGKLRVRKITDITYVVPESQLDVEERDGVVLFVNRENPDAILTRNDQEETPSFFQGMDVRTVLEIAEDADFHVIIDERTGDNLAISGDAALNLNIEPNGRISLSGRYELKSGHYETNLYNLVKRRFEINPGSTITWQGDPMDAKLDVTAVYNIETSAEPLMSTVTSGEDISVSSKYREVLPFMVYLNVDGELLQPELSFGLDMPEDEQGALSGAVYGRVQQLNGQEAELNKQVFSLLALNRFYPDSGSDGSSGGTAAIARDNVNKVLSGELNAFSDKVFGNTGVEVDFDLDSFTDYQGDSPQDRTQLNINAKKKLFDDRLVVTAGSAVDVEGSAQSGQEQTPIIGNVSLEYLLTKDGRYRLRGFRKSEYENIIDGQLIVTGMAVIFNREFNKFSQLFNPMKKEGKEKKAKADADKEEEKPNQEE from the coding sequence ATGCAAAAGGAGAAAAGAAAAAATAGGTGGTTACGGCGCTTAGGACGGGTGTTCTTGGTTGTGCTGTTCTTGTTTTTGGGGCTAGTGCTTTTTATCCGTAGCCAGTGGGGACAGGATATTATTGTGGGTAAACTGACCAACTACGTCGCACAAAAGACCAATACCAAAGTAGAGATAGACCGTTTGTTCCTTACGTTTACCGGAAATGTCTTTTTGGAAGGTCTGTATTTGGAAGATACCCAAGGAGATACTTTGGTCTATTCTAAAAACTTGGAGGTCAATCTGCCTTTAACACCTTTAATCTTTGGTAATGAACTCAATTTAAAATCTGCCACTTGGGAGGGGTTGCAAGCCCACATCACTAGAGCCGAATCTTCTGAAGATTTTAACTTTACTTTTCTCGTAGATGCGTTTGCCACAGCGGACACTACCACCACTACAACGGCTAGCGAACCTATGCAAATTAGTATTGGGGAACTGGATTTCAAAGATTTTAATCTGGTTTATGACGACCAATTTTTGGGTATTGATAGTCGCATTCAATTGGGGGAATTGATTTTGGATGCCGACGAAACCGATTTGGAAAATTTACGATTTGAGCTCGATGAACTGGAGGTCTCAAATACCAATATCCAATACAAACAAACAAAACCTTTTACAACTGAGGATACTACACAGACTACATTGCCATTCTTGGCGGTAGACCGTCTTCAGCTTAAAAATGTAAAAGCAGACTATTCTTCCGTTCCAGATTCGATTCGTGCGAAATTGAACGTACAGGATTTTGAGCTGCAATTACCAAAAGCCGATTTGGCTACCAATGATATAGCTGTAGATAGAATAGCGTTAAAAGGCTCGTCCGTTGCATTACAATTGCCTGCTGCTACAACAACAGATTCTACAGTAACAAATAGTTCCAATGCCGCTTTTGAATGGCCAAAGTTCATGGTGCGCGTAGATGAGATAGATTTTAAAGACAATACCCTGGATTATACTATGGGTGACGCCAAACCCGAAGAAGGGAAAATAAACCCGAATGTCATCTCATTGACCAATTTTAAACTTCAGGCGAATAGCATTAGTTATGAGCCTCAAAAGGTAAAAATGGACCTTACCGCCCTATCCTTTATGGAAGCAAGTGGAGTTGCATTGAAGAACTTGACTTTTAATGCAACTATTGATGACGCTTCTGCTGCGTTGAAAAATTTGCAATTACGTGTGAACGAGAGTTCCCTGGGTGGGCAAATGACTATGAACTACCCCTCTGTAGAAAAAGTAATTGAAACTCCGGAGCAGACGCAGGTAGATATGAAGCTTCAAGAGGTGTATTTGAACTTAAAAGATGCATTTACGCTACAACCAGAACTTGCTGAAAATGCCTATTTACAGTCGGCTGCGCAACATCCGGTTATGGGTGCTGTCGCTTTAAAAGGTACTTTAAAGAAAATCGACTTAAAAAATATGCAATTGAATTGGGGCGAAACAACGCAGTTCGTTGCTCAGGGAAACATCCAAAATGTGACGCAACCCGATTCGCTCTATTTTAATTTTGATACCATTAATCTGAATACCGTAAAAGAGGATATTGCACAATTTGTTTCGGAACAAGAGTTGGGTATTTCGCTTCCCAGAACTGTAACGATTAACGCTGCTGCAACCGGAAAAATAGATGATTTATCGGCGGAGGCAAGCCTGGAAATTCCTGAAGGTACTATTGCTGTGAATGGCAAGTATCAAGATATTCAAGAGATGCGTTTTGATGGCAATGTAAAGGTAGATAGCCTACAACTGAACAAACTTTTGAATAACCCGGAATTGGGTGCCGTTTCATTTACTATGGACGTTTCAGGTGGCGGAACAATGAACCATCTGGATGCAAAATTGAAAACAGATTTTACGCAGTTGACATTGAGTGATTATGATTTTTCGGATTTAAAACTGGAAGGTGAGATTAACAATGGAAAAGGGGGAATTGACTTGGCCTTTAAAGATGATAATCTAAATTTTTCAGCAAAAAGTAAAGTGGTTCTAGATTCCATTAATTCAACTATGGATTTGAATTTAAACGTCATCGGAGCTGATTTGTATGCGCTGGGAGTCACCAAAGAAAGTATAAAAGCAGGACTGCAGCTAAAAGCGTCATTCCAAGGAAATGCAGAGGCGTATCATATAGATGCGCAAATTGAAAATGGGATAGCGGTTTATGATAATGAGCAATACCAAATGGGCCCTGTTAATTTAAAATCTTTTATTGATGCTACCCATACGGATGTATCGGTAGATAGTGATTTCTTGGTTGCAAATTTAAAATCCAATGCTTCGCCAAAAGGGTTGAGCGATGCATTAACATATCAATTCGAAAACTATTTTAAAGACTCCATTGCAGAGACTACGGCAGATTCTGTTCAGGTGAAAATGAACGTAAAACTATCGCCAACGCCTTTTCTTACGGAAGTATTTTTACGAGATGTGGACCGGTTAGATTCCGTTTTGGTCGATGCAGATTTTAATGCACTTACCAAAAAGCTCAATGCCAACGTACATGTGCCTTCTGTTTCCTATCAAGGGAGCTCTGTTGATAGTTTGAATGCGAAAATTACGGGCAATGCCACCAACTTAAATTTTAATGCTGGTTTTGCAGGGCTTGTATCCGGTCCCGTAGCTATAAAAAAGACCTATTTGAAAGGCGACCTAAAAAACAAAAAGCTTTTTCTAGATTTTGTAGTTATGGATGATAGCGAGGCTATTGCACAAATCTCGTCCCAACTGACACTTTTAAAAGATACCACGCATATTCGTATTGAACCTTCTAATTTGGTTTTAAATAAGAAAAAATGGTCTGTACCAGAAGATAATCAGATCGCTGTTGGGGATAAACTATTGAAATTTAGAAATGTAAATTTCACCCGAAATGACCAATCATTAATACTTAGCGATGAATTGCCCAATCAAGAAGAGGAACATATAGGAATTAAGTTCGACAATTTTAAACTACAGACTTTTTTGAGTCTTTTGAATCCTGATGAAACCCTGGCCTCTGGTTTGGTAAAGGGGGATTTGATTATTGAGAATCCCTTTGGAGCTACAGGTCTTATTGCCGATTTTAAAATCAATTCCTTGGAAGCATTACAGAATCCTCTGGGGACTCTGACGCTAAGGGCTAATTCCACAGGCAATGCAGCTTACGATTTTAATCTCGCCTTAAAAGAGGGTGGGGCGGATTTGGATTTAAAAGGAGATTACGCAGCTGCCGAAAGTGGGGCCAAGCTAAATTTAGATTTGGACTTGAACCGTATAGAACTGAAAACATTGGAGGGCTTTACCCAAGGTGCAATTAAAGATAGCCACGGTGCATTTTCTGGAAAAATAAACGTCTCAGGAACTACGGCTTCGCCTGAGTATGATGGGGTTTTAAATTTTTCCGATGTCGATTTTAATGTGGCCGAATTGAATTCGGTTTTTAAAATAACCGACGAAAAACTAAAACTGGATACGGAAGGCGTCTATTTTGATGATTTTCAAATAGCAGATGCCGATGGAAGTGATTTTGTCGTGAAAGGGTCAGTCCTTACCAAAGATCTTTTAAATCCTGCTTTTGACTTACAGCTGAATGCGGAAAATTTTAGAGTGCTCAATTCTACAAAAGAAGACAATGAGTTGTATTATGGTGTGGCCAGTATGGATGCGGATATAAAAGTGGAAGGGGATTTAGATTTACCAAAGGTAAGCGGTAAACTGCGTGTCCGGAAGATTACGGATATTACGTATGTAGTGCCAGAATCGCAATTGGATGTTGAGGAGCGAGATGGAGTTGTGCTTTTCGTTAATCGTGAGAATCCGGATGCTATTTTAACACGGAATGACCAAGAAGAGACACCTTCGTTTTTTCAGGGAATGGACGTTAGAACCGTTTTGGAAATAGCAGAAGATGCAGATTTTCATGTGATTATAGATGAGCGCACAGGAGATAACCTTGCCATTTCGGGAGATGCAGCTCTCAACTTAAATATTGAACCTAATGGCAGAATAAGCCTTTCCGGTAGATACGAATTGAAATCCGGACATTATGAGACTAATCTCTACAATCTAGTAAAACGCCGATTTGAAATAAATCCGGGAAGCACCATTACTTGGCAGGGAGACCCTATGGATGCAAAATTAGATGTAACAGCGGTTTATAATATTGAGACATCTGCAGAGCCTTTAATGTCTACTGTAACGTCTGGAGAAGATATTAGTGTGAGCTCAAAATATCGTGAAGTGCTTCCGTTTATGGTGTATTTGAATGTAGATGGAGAACTCTTGCAACCCGAGCTATCTTTTGGTCTGGACATGCCGGAAGACGAGCAGGGGGCACTAAGTGGTGCTGTTTATGGTAGGGTACAACAATTGAATGGGCAAGAGGCAGAATTGAACAAACAGGTGTTTTCATTACTGGCATTGAATCGGTTTTATCCAGATTCCGGTAGTGATGGAAGTTCGGGAGGAACGGCAGCTATTGCCAGAGATAATGTGAACAAAGTATTGTCTGGCGAGCTCAATGCTTTTTCTGATAAAGTTTTTGGTAATACAGGTGTTGAGGTAGATTTTGACCTGGATAGCTTTACGGATTACCAAGGTGATAGTCCACAAGACCGTACCCAACTGAACATCAACGCAAAGAAAAAACTCTTTGATGACCGTTTGGTGGTCACTGCGGGGAGTGCGGTAGATGTAGAAGGTAGTGCACAATCCGGACAAGAACAGACACCTATAATAGGTAATGTAAGTTTGGAATATTTGCTCACCAAAGACGGTAGATACCGCCTACGTGGTTTTCGTAAAAGTGAGTATGAAAATATTATTGACGGTCAGTTGATCGTGACCGGAATGGCCGTTATTTTTAATAGGGAGTTTAACAAGTTTAGTCAATTGTTCAACCCTATGAAAAAGGAAGGCAAGGAAAAGAAAGCAAAAGCAGATGCTGATAAAGAGGAAGAAAAGCCAAATCAGGAGGAGTAA
- a CDS encoding SDR family oxidoreductase: MQKPNKRLQNQTCIITGSSGGIGAAVAKAMGTEGANIVVNYRSSKEGAEEVADWINNNSSCGEAIVLKCDVSKEEDVKDLFRKTIAHFGTVDVCVANAGLQIDHPLHEMPLEAWKKVIDVNLTGQFLCAKEALNEFLRRGMRKEVSNSLGKIIHMSSVHEEIPWAGHANYAASKGGLLMLMESICQAYAPHKVRCNSIAPGAIKTDINKDVWSTEQGKEDMLKLIPYKRIGVPEDIGSVASWLASDESEYINGTTIFVDGGMTCYPGFTTNG, encoded by the coding sequence ATGCAAAAACCAAATAAAAGACTCCAGAACCAAACCTGTATCATAACAGGATCAAGTGGTGGTATTGGAGCAGCTGTAGCAAAAGCCATGGGAACCGAAGGCGCCAATATTGTGGTGAACTATAGAAGCTCTAAAGAAGGGGCGGAAGAGGTAGCCGATTGGATCAACAATAATTCCAGTTGCGGTGAAGCTATTGTTCTTAAATGCGATGTAAGTAAAGAAGAGGATGTAAAAGACCTATTCAGAAAAACGATTGCCCATTTTGGAACCGTAGATGTATGTGTGGCTAATGCAGGCCTACAAATAGACCATCCTTTACATGAAATGCCTTTGGAGGCCTGGAAAAAAGTGATCGATGTAAATCTTACCGGGCAGTTCCTATGTGCCAAAGAGGCCCTTAATGAATTTTTAAGACGGGGTATGCGAAAAGAGGTTTCCAATTCTTTGGGAAAAATCATTCATATGAGCTCGGTACATGAAGAAATACCCTGGGCGGGACATGCCAATTACGCGGCTTCAAAAGGTGGGCTATTAATGTTGATGGAAAGTATCTGTCAAGCCTATGCTCCCCATAAAGTACGGTGCAATAGTATTGCTCCCGGGGCTATTAAAACCGATATTAATAAGGATGTATGGAGCACGGAACAAGGCAAAGAAGATATGCTGAAACTGATACCCTACAAACGTATTGGTGTACCCGAAGATATTGGAAGTGTGGCCAGCTGGTTGGCATCAGACGAGTCAGAATACATTAACGGAACAACCATTTTTGTAGATGGGGGAATGACTTGCTATCCAGGGTTTACGACCAACGGATAA